A genomic window from Micromonospora violae includes:
- a CDS encoding sensor histidine kinase, with the protein MSKRPKMAGSLLSRLRRPASRLGDMPIWSKLGLIMIVPTIATVVVGTSGLVDHVETLNNANRAGDLANLSSYSGDLVDSLQDERTAAVLMLGADGTQPTAQYQEAYNRVNSRVDQDAIPYRKQRAEIEDLPSSLESLLDSIDQNLQDLSGVRSQVFNGKLALTDSVRAYDGLIDDLLAIRDSSTQLAGDNQLSDRMRAAAAVAREKEFLSGRRVVVHRALGVKGGKLMNPTLRRDYIASDTGQIQAVQSFKAVATPEDAKFHDQTIAGGDLRQAKNYTGWIDGNTTGDMRGAPFGPDQWEAAMTANAKLIRTVETKLDREVVSQADSIRSDVQRQVFLETGLLLSMLLLAILFAYMVARSMARSLRELRQGALSVAQYGLPQAVARLRDPQVVGQLSPVQLANQIAEPLPVRTKDEFGQVTEAFNAVHLEAVRTAAEQAALRASVATMFVNLARRSQILVDRLIGHLDRLERGEEDPDRLAELFQLDHLATRMRRNDENLLVLAGADSTRVQREPAALIDVLRAAQSEVEHYTRIEFGVIDRDIEVAAHAVNDLVHLVAELFDNATAFSPPDSQVMVEARRVGDRASLYVEDRGIGISADQLQDLNERLATPPQVDVAVSRMMGLVVVARLASRHGVRVELRPGNDRGTVADVTLPTSVLVPRALSGRVQQSPALPAAGAPQFGGPQSGAPQVGGSAPAFGALPALGNGPRPSESGNQVTLGGRPFEPASRNGAGTPANGGSYRSMPAWSDLTGAAGTNGGDGFTPRSANGQGTDPLPQRRAGDDTPTTGQQQSIPRQLPSSPEAHPYSAPPVSAQPYSGAPVSAAPASGQPYSGQPYSGAPYGGAPVSAAPASGQPYAGPPVSASPVSASPASGQPYSAQPYSAPPATAQSFSGFEPRSAPPAQAASAPAPPAWPPVPGGDRDTATPPVPERLAAALDMTTELPRVPRPGEQPAAAQPPAPAPQPAPAPAPQTRPAPQQPQAQNRQRYADETMELPIFRELESAWFRTRRPGSEETASGQPATNGDSATQQFATVDATGRAVHKTPPGTTGNTPMADTPTVGGAPRDNGSTASEGAHPGLAESLPNRRPQPQSNGWQTAADDGWRAASAAAGAVPVSETTTTGLPKRKPMAQLVPGAVEKPTTSVQRRSPEAVRGLLSAYHRGVQRGRSTSDNPTSPEATPGGQSSQSGSGPVAGSGQKEQEG; encoded by the coding sequence GTGAGCAAACGGCCAAAGATGGCGGGCTCCCTCCTGTCGCGGCTGCGCCGGCCGGCCAGCCGGCTCGGGGACATGCCGATCTGGTCCAAGCTCGGTCTCATCATGATCGTGCCGACCATCGCCACGGTCGTGGTGGGCACCAGTGGTCTCGTCGACCACGTGGAGACGCTCAACAATGCCAACCGGGCGGGCGACCTGGCGAATCTGTCGAGCTACTCGGGTGACCTGGTCGACAGCCTGCAGGACGAGCGGACCGCCGCCGTGCTGATGTTGGGCGCGGACGGGACGCAGCCGACAGCGCAGTACCAGGAGGCGTACAACCGGGTGAATTCCCGGGTGGACCAGGACGCGATCCCGTACCGGAAGCAGCGGGCCGAGATCGAGGATCTGCCGAGCAGCCTCGAGAGTCTGCTCGACAGCATCGACCAGAACCTGCAGGACCTGTCGGGCGTCCGCAGCCAGGTGTTCAACGGGAAGCTCGCGCTCACCGACTCCGTGCGGGCGTACGACGGTCTGATCGACGACCTGCTCGCCATCCGCGACTCGTCCACGCAGCTCGCCGGTGACAACCAGCTGAGCGACCGGATGCGGGCCGCCGCGGCGGTCGCCCGGGAGAAGGAGTTCCTCTCCGGCCGTCGGGTCGTGGTCCACCGCGCGCTGGGCGTCAAGGGCGGAAAGCTCATGAACCCGACGCTGCGCAGGGACTACATCGCCAGCGACACCGGCCAGATCCAGGCTGTGCAGAGCTTCAAGGCCGTGGCGACCCCGGAGGACGCGAAGTTCCACGACCAGACGATCGCGGGCGGCGACCTCCGGCAGGCAAAGAACTACACCGGCTGGATCGACGGCAACACCACCGGCGACATGCGCGGTGCGCCGTTCGGCCCGGACCAGTGGGAAGCCGCCATGACGGCCAACGCCAAGCTGATCCGCACCGTCGAGACGAAGCTCGACCGCGAAGTGGTGAGCCAGGCCGACAGCATCCGCTCGGACGTCCAGCGCCAGGTATTCCTGGAGACCGGCCTGCTGCTCAGCATGCTGCTCCTGGCCATTCTCTTCGCGTACATGGTCGCCCGCTCGATGGCCCGATCCCTTCGCGAGCTGCGGCAGGGCGCGCTCTCCGTCGCCCAGTACGGCCTGCCGCAGGCGGTGGCCCGCCTGCGTGACCCGCAGGTCGTCGGGCAGCTCTCCCCGGTGCAGCTGGCCAACCAGATCGCCGAGCCGCTCCCGGTGCGCACCAAGGACGAGTTCGGCCAGGTGACCGAGGCGTTCAACGCCGTCCACCTGGAAGCCGTCCGGACGGCGGCCGAGCAGGCGGCGCTGCGCGCCTCCGTCGCGACCATGTTCGTCAACCTGGCCCGCCGTTCACAGATCCTGGTCGACCGTCTCATCGGTCACCTCGACCGGTTGGAGCGCGGCGAGGAGGACCCGGACCGGCTGGCCGAGCTGTTCCAGCTCGACCACCTGGCGACCCGGATGCGCCGTAACGACGAGAACCTGCTGGTGCTCGCCGGTGCCGACTCCACCCGTGTGCAGCGCGAGCCGGCCGCTCTCATCGACGTGCTCCGCGCCGCGCAGTCCGAGGTCGAGCACTACACCCGGATCGAGTTCGGTGTCATCGACCGGGACATCGAGGTCGCCGCGCATGCGGTCAACGACCTGGTGCACCTCGTCGCGGAGCTGTTCGACAACGCCACCGCGTTCTCCCCGCCCGACTCGCAGGTCATGGTCGAGGCTCGCCGGGTCGGCGACCGCGCCTCGCTGTACGTGGAGGACCGCGGCATCGGCATCAGCGCCGACCAGTTGCAGGACCTCAACGAGCGGCTCGCCACGCCGCCGCAGGTGGACGTGGCCGTGTCCCGGATGATGGGCCTGGTCGTGGTCGCCCGGCTGGCGTCCCGGCACGGTGTCCGGGTCGAGCTGCGCCCCGGCAACGACCGCGGCACGGTCGCCGACGTGACTCTTCCCACGTCGGTGCTGGTGCCTCGGGCGCTCTCCGGTCGGGTTCAGCAGTCGCCGGCGCTGCCGGCGGCCGGCGCTCCCCAGTTCGGTGGGCCGCAGTCCGGTGCTCCGCAGGTCGGTGGGTCCGCGCCCGCCTTCGGTGCGCTGCCTGCGCTGGGCAACGGCCCGCGCCCGAGCGAGTCGGGCAACCAGGTCACCCTGGGCGGTCGTCCGTTCGAGCCCGCCTCGCGCAACGGCGCCGGCACCCCCGCCAACGGCGGTTCGTACCGCTCGATGCCGGCCTGGTCCGATCTGACCGGCGCGGCCGGCACGAACGGCGGCGACGGGTTCACCCCCCGGTCGGCCAACGGCCAGGGGACCGACCCGCTGCCGCAGCGCCGGGCCGGGGACGACACCCCGACCACCGGCCAGCAGCAGTCGATTCCGCGCCAGCTGCCGAGCAGCCCCGAGGCGCACCCGTACTCGGCGCCGCCGGTCTCCGCGCAGCCCTACTCCGGCGCGCCGGTCTCCGCCGCTCCGGCCTCGGGGCAGCCCTACTCCGGGCAGCCGTACTCGGGCGCGCCGTACGGCGGTGCGCCGGTCTCCGCCGCTCCGGCCTCCGGGCAGCCGTACGCCGGTCCGCCGGTGTCGGCGTCGCCGGTCTCGGCGTCGCCAGCGTCCGGGCAGCCGTACTCGGCTCAGCCGTACTCGGCGCCGCCCGCCACCGCCCAGTCGTTCAGCGGGTTCGAGCCGCGATCGGCCCCGCCCGCGCAGGCAGCCAGCGCCCCGGCACCGCCGGCCTGGCCGCCAGTGCCAGGTGGCGACCGGGACACGGCCACCCCGCCGGTCCCCGAGCGGCTCGCCGCCGCGCTGGACATGACGACCGAACTGCCGCGTGTGCCGCGACCCGGCGAGCAGCCGGCCGCAGCCCAGCCGCCGGCTCCGGCACCGCAGCCGGCTCCGGCTCCGGCCCCGCAGACCCGGCCGGCACCGCAGCAGCCGCAGGCGCAGAACCGTCAGCGGTACGCGGACGAGACGATGGAGCTACCGATCTTCCGGGAGCTCGAGTCGGCCTGGTTCCGTACCCGCCGCCCGGGCTCGGAGGAGACGGCCAGCGGCCAGCCGGCGACGAACGGCGACTCCGCGACCCAGCAGTTCGCCACGGTCGACGCCACCGGTCGGGCAGTCCACAAGACACCACCCGGGACGACAGGTAACACACCGATGGCAGACACTCCGACGGTCGGAGGGGCGCCGCGGGACAACGGCTCCACAGCGAGTGAGGGCGCCCACCCCGGTCTCGCCGAGAGCCTGCCGAACCGCCGGCCTCAACCGCAGAGCAACGGCTGGCAGACCGCTGCCGACGACGGCTGGCGGGCTGCCTCCGCGGCGGCCGGCGCGGTGCCGGTGAGCGAGACCACCACCACCGGCCTGCCGAAACGTAAGCCGATGGCGCAGCTGGTGCCCGGCGCGGTGGAGAAGCCCACCACCTCGGTCCAGCGGCGCTCCCCGGAGGCGGTTCGTGGCCTGCTCTCCGCCTACCATCGGGGCGTGCAGCGAGGGCGTAGCACCTCGGACAACCCGACCAGCCCGGAGGCGACTCCGGGAGGGCAATCCTCGCAGTCTGGCTCAGGCCCGGTGGCCGGGAGCGGGCAGAAGGAGCAAGAAGGATGA